The DNA region CTCTACACTTAGCGATCCCTTAGGCTAAAGTTTTTTGCCTCTCCTCCATATGGGTTTCTTTACATTAACGTGATTTAGGGAAAGAACCTTACTTTGCTTTGTTTATGTGGAATCATTCAATTGACCCTTGTTTTTTTTCGTATGTTAGGTAAAGAGAAAGATCATTGGATTGGAAGTTTTGGCAATGAGTTATTATGCAGGAGGACACTGTACCTTTTGAAGATGATGCTTGGATCGTTGATGAGTATACGGAGACTCAGGTCATGGATACGGAAGAGTTTCTTCTTTGTGGTGAAACTCAATATGTGGATTTGGGGTTTGGTACTCAAGAGGAACCACTTGTGGAGGAGGAGGATCAGTTAATTCAAGGCTCTGATGGCTTGGATACGCAGGTGCTGGATCGTTTTGATGAAGAGGCTGTTGTTGTTGCggatagtgatgatgatgatgctacTGTTTTCTTAGAAGATAGCAGCGAGAGGGAGATCTCTGACAGTGGTGACTCGCATTGTAGAGGAGCAAACCTGTTATTGAGTGAGAATAAGGCTAGAGAGCTTCCTAATGAAAACATTAAATCAACCGAA from Raphanus sativus cultivar WK10039 chromosome 8, ASM80110v3, whole genome shotgun sequence includes:
- the LOC108829394 gene encoding uncharacterized protein LOC108829394, producing MQEDTVPFEDDAWIVDEYTETQVMDTEEFLLCGETQYVDLGFGTQEEPLVEEEDQLIQGSDGLDTQVLDRFDEEAVVVADSDDDDATVFLEDSSEREISDSGDSHCRGANLLLSENKARELPNENIKSTELILCRDMESLERWLGLLMFVQRLFVLLLVLQAKSFSTVTVLLYPTLFRLVKELNKVPF